The following proteins are co-located in the Pyrococcus abyssi GE5 genome:
- the thpR gene encoding RNA 2',3'-cyclic phosphodiesterase: MRAFIAIDVSEEVRDSLIKAQEFIGTRDAKIKFVERENLHITLKFLGEIDEATAQEIKEILAEIAKRHKKHEVRVKGIGVFPNPNYIRVIWAGVENDEEIRKIAEEIDKALSKLGFKREEKFIPHVTIGRVKFVKDKLGLAEKLRELSNEDFGTFRVEAIELKKSTLTPKGPIYETLARFELSD, from the coding sequence ATGAGGGCGTTCATAGCTATAGACGTTAGCGAAGAAGTCAGGGACTCTCTCATTAAAGCTCAAGAATTTATAGGAACAAGGGATGCAAAGATAAAGTTCGTTGAGAGGGAAAATCTCCACATAACCCTAAAGTTCCTGGGGGAGATTGACGAGGCGACTGCTCAAGAGATAAAGGAGATTCTAGCTGAGATAGCCAAGAGGCATAAGAAGCATGAAGTTAGAGTCAAGGGAATCGGCGTATTTCCGAATCCCAACTATATAAGGGTGATTTGGGCCGGAGTGGAGAACGACGAGGAGATAAGGAAGATAGCAGAGGAGATAGATAAAGCCCTTTCAAAGCTCGGCTTCAAGAGAGAGGAAAAATTTATTCCACACGTTACAATAGGAAGGGTAAAGTTCGTTAAAGATAAGCTTGGTCTGGCGGAGAAACTCAGGGAATTATCAAACGAGGACTTCGGAACGTTCAGGGTTGAAGCTATAGAGCTAAAGAAGAGCACCTTAACTCCAAAGGGGCCAATTTATGAAACCCTCGCAAGGTTTGAGCTTAGCGACTAG
- the cca gene encoding CCA tRNA nucleotidyltransferase produces the protein MTLKEVLESIKPKDEERKKVKLIMDELRGIAQEVIEESGEEIEVKFVGSLAKDTYLSGDHDIDMFLAFPLSIPVEKLKSKGLEIAESIGKRLESYEISYAEHPYVRGVYKGYQVDIVPCYNVRDWREVRTAVDRSILHTEWVLKNIKGKNDEVRLLKRFLKGINAYGSEVYRRGFSGYLAEILVIKFGSFLKVLEKADFMLRQKIIDPENWLKREPEIAMKTVKREIEEDKPIIVIDPVDPRRNVAANLSWERYGLFYFKAREFLTKPSTELFFPRDKKGNYLEVLRRKGTHLVTLTFEPPNLVDDIIIPQVERTAKGLARQLELEGFRVLGIDYGRDFIFLEVEEIERPRIKIKKGPLYFTHHGLRFFDKNDIVWIEGKELASEKSSLGFIVDVLEDILRKGQFSAGKNVKDAIVGANIIIDFVPKALAQEAYLFLSREKFRVK, from the coding sequence ATGACCCTGAAAGAGGTCTTGGAAAGTATAAAACCAAAGGACGAGGAAAGAAAGAAGGTTAAACTAATAATGGATGAGCTTAGGGGAATAGCCCAGGAAGTAATCGAGGAGAGTGGAGAGGAAATAGAGGTTAAATTCGTCGGTTCTCTAGCCAAGGACACCTACCTTTCAGGAGATCACGACATAGACATGTTCCTAGCGTTTCCACTCTCAATTCCAGTGGAGAAGTTAAAGAGTAAAGGACTTGAAATAGCAGAGTCAATAGGGAAAAGGCTTGAAAGCTATGAGATTTCCTATGCGGAGCATCCCTACGTCAGGGGAGTCTACAAGGGTTACCAAGTTGACATAGTCCCATGCTACAACGTTAGGGATTGGAGGGAAGTTAGAACAGCCGTCGACAGGTCGATACTTCACACCGAGTGGGTTCTGAAGAACATCAAGGGCAAAAACGACGAGGTTAGGCTACTAAAGAGATTCTTGAAGGGGATTAACGCTTACGGAAGCGAGGTCTATAGGAGGGGATTCTCAGGTTACTTAGCCGAGATACTCGTCATAAAGTTTGGCTCATTCCTCAAGGTTCTGGAAAAGGCCGACTTCATGCTCAGGCAGAAGATAATAGACCCAGAGAACTGGCTAAAGAGGGAACCTGAAATAGCCATGAAAACCGTAAAGAGGGAGATAGAGGAGGATAAGCCGATAATAGTTATAGACCCGGTTGACCCCAGGAGAAACGTTGCGGCCAACTTGAGCTGGGAGAGGTATGGCCTCTTCTACTTCAAGGCCAGGGAATTCCTAACAAAGCCCTCTACGGAGTTATTCTTCCCCAGGGATAAAAAGGGCAACTACTTAGAAGTCCTTAGGAGAAAGGGAACCCACCTTGTAACCCTAACCTTTGAACCGCCGAACTTGGTTGATGATATAATAATCCCCCAGGTTGAGAGAACCGCAAAAGGCCTCGCTAGACAGCTCGAACTTGAAGGATTTAGAGTTCTAGGTATAGACTACGGGAGGGATTTCATCTTCCTTGAGGTTGAAGAGATTGAGAGGCCGAGGATTAAGATAAAGAAGGGGCCCCTGTACTTTACCCACCATGGTTTAAGGTTCTTCGATAAGAACGATATAGTTTGGATAGAGGGAAAGGAGCTTGCATCTGAGAAAAGCTCCCTGGGGTTTATAGTTGACGTTCTAGAGGACATATTGAGGAAGGGCCAGTTTTCAGCTGGAAAGAACGTGAAAGATGCTATCGTAGGGGCTAACATAATTATCGACTTCGTTCCCAAAGCCCTTGCCCAGGAAGCTTACCTCTTCCTCTCCAGAGAGAAGTTTAGGGTGAAGTGA
- a CDS encoding class II glutamine amidotransferase produces MCRILLAVGNGYRMRPLVEALIKASKDDPYKAARGRGNQHKDGWGYVLVSNGSIIHYKSSKPIFEDEEANNLLEKLPDFGVLILHSRAASQGKVNSFNAQPFSYASPHGYQLYFMHNGDLLKELLLEGLKLPKDKYEEVSDSYLAGLYLSLFIGSTSDEDIVERLALLKPTVRTSLNTGGILVTPGGEVKAFGTAYMSEEYLDDPLSKNYMRIMSFYSADLFAMMSSTLELYTFIPLDEVENGTAFVVSVNLEEEKFDVRKYGLSIEDITSP; encoded by the coding sequence ATGTGTAGGATTCTCCTAGCAGTTGGTAATGGATATAGAATGCGTCCCCTTGTTGAGGCCTTGATAAAGGCCTCGAAGGACGATCCTTATAAAGCCGCTAGGGGGAGGGGAAATCAGCATAAGGACGGATGGGGATACGTTCTAGTTTCTAACGGCTCAATAATCCACTATAAGTCGAGTAAGCCAATATTTGAGGATGAAGAAGCCAACAATCTTTTGGAGAAGTTGCCTGACTTTGGCGTTTTAATCCTTCACTCAAGGGCCGCGAGTCAGGGAAAGGTGAATTCCTTTAATGCTCAGCCGTTCTCTTATGCAAGTCCACATGGATATCAGCTTTACTTCATGCACAATGGAGACCTTTTAAAAGAACTGCTATTAGAAGGTTTGAAGCTTCCCAAGGATAAGTACGAAGAAGTCTCGGACTCTTACCTTGCGGGTTTGTATTTGTCTCTCTTCATAGGGTCAACTAGCGATGAGGACATAGTTGAAAGGCTAGCCCTTCTAAAGCCGACGGTGAGGACGTCCCTCAACACGGGAGGAATCCTGGTGACACCTGGAGGAGAAGTTAAGGCCTTTGGAACAGCTTACATGTCCGAGGAGTATTTGGATGATCCATTAAGCAAGAACTACATGAGGATAATGAGCTTCTATAGCGCTGACTTATTTGCAATGATGTCCTCTACGTTGGAACTTTATACTTTCATACCCTTAGACGAGGTTGAGAACGGAACGGCCTTCGTGGTTTCCGTGAACCTCGAGGAGGAAAAGTTCGATGTGAGGAAATATGGGCTTTCAATTGAGGACATCACTTCACCCTAA
- a CDS encoding type I restriction endonuclease, whose translation MIEIIKDIQRKLRNHREVYISNEEAVKQHIILPILSSLGWKIDDPEEVRPEEKTSEGRADYALIKDGKVVAFIEAKNLSVNPAKAVQQLAKYCFDMGVEVGIVSNGRVWLIVKAFEPGKEAKDRVITTIDIVEEPPERIIVKLSCLKKDRIEKAIEICEVLNSLDNNVKRLKAFGISEGDVANYILTISIRRAYPPEISHPSDKITGVYIFHEGKWRYLPIPHGTLKDALMALMSYLSEYEDEEERKIIKRAIAEISMRNISGEKIIALIKAIEKEKNIKVLIAL comes from the coding sequence ATGATAGAGATTATCAAGGACATCCAGAGGAAGCTTAGGAACCACAGGGAAGTGTACATTTCAAATGAGGAGGCCGTTAAGCAACATATAATCCTTCCAATACTCTCATCCCTAGGGTGGAAGATAGATGATCCTGAGGAAGTGAGACCCGAGGAAAAGACCAGCGAGGGAAGGGCAGATTACGCATTGATAAAGGATGGAAAAGTTGTAGCCTTCATAGAGGCCAAGAACCTAAGCGTTAATCCAGCAAAGGCCGTCCAACAGCTGGCAAAGTACTGCTTCGACATGGGCGTTGAAGTTGGAATAGTTAGCAATGGGAGGGTATGGCTAATAGTCAAGGCATTCGAGCCTGGAAAGGAGGCAAAGGACAGGGTAATCACCACAATAGATATCGTGGAGGAGCCTCCAGAAAGGATAATCGTGAAGCTCTCGTGCCTAAAGAAAGACAGAATCGAGAAGGCTATTGAGATTTGTGAGGTTTTGAACTCGTTAGATAATAACGTTAAGAGGCTCAAAGCCTTTGGAATCAGCGAAGGTGATGTTGCGAATTACATTCTAACGATTTCCATAAGAAGGGCATATCCGCCAGAAATATCCCACCCCTCCGACAAAATAACAGGAGTATATATTTTTCACGAGGGCAAATGGAGGTACCTTCCGATTCCACACGGGACTCTCAAAGATGCCCTAATGGCCCTTATGAGCTATCTCTCGGAGTACGAGGATGAAGAGGAGAGAAAGATAATTAAGAGGGCCATAGCCGAGATATCAATGAGGAACATCTCGGGGGAGAAGATAATAGCATTGATAAAGGCGATAGAAAAAGAGAAAAACATTAAAGTTTTGATAGCGTTATAG
- a CDS encoding metallophosphoesterase family protein has translation MLIAHISDTHITNEVAFKSYAYDLIANEINTRPFDLVIHTGDVTNNGLREEYEHASYLLKKIEKPLIVAPGNHDARNVGYELFEKYIGPLIGVYEFKDGVIIWLDSTIPDLSDGRVGGYKFKWLKAKLEEYSHKKIKIVAAHHHLVPLPDTGRERNVLFNAGDVLDLLLSHDVTLYMCGHKHVPNVYRVEDLVVDNAGCASCRKTRKGDVNSYNIVKITKDKVKVVIRRLTGDEEEKEHKPIRPKIFIPRGRRLLRIVHVSESNVSDRVYFRKRTLENAIRAINEKYKPDIVVHCGDVVEKGIERYFEMALEYYEKVKAEKIIVPGHNDISYLGYELFKEYFGEPEIVERGDFVFIPILSAQYETQIGVVGRTGQKMLSRLLDDFEEKFRIIVMHHNLVPVPGVREIGYLEDAGNVLKIITDKKTELTLTGHGGNSNAVKVEKSPIINAGSISWELHRNPFGNSFNVIDIYEDMIVAFEIQATWGSRKLLGMWKIKSEIPWL, from the coding sequence ATGCTAATAGCTCACATAAGCGATACCCACATAACGAATGAAGTTGCATTCAAGTCTTATGCCTACGACCTAATAGCGAACGAGATAAACACTAGACCCTTTGACTTGGTAATCCACACTGGGGACGTAACCAACAACGGTCTCAGGGAGGAGTACGAGCACGCCAGTTATTTACTAAAGAAGATAGAGAAGCCCCTGATAGTTGCCCCAGGAAATCACGATGCGAGGAACGTTGGTTATGAGCTATTCGAGAAGTACATAGGGCCGCTGATAGGGGTTTACGAGTTCAAGGATGGGGTAATAATTTGGCTCGATTCAACTATTCCTGATTTGAGCGATGGAAGGGTCGGAGGTTACAAGTTCAAGTGGCTGAAGGCGAAGCTTGAGGAGTACAGTCATAAGAAAATAAAAATAGTTGCAGCCCATCACCACCTCGTCCCACTTCCAGATACTGGAAGGGAGAGAAACGTTCTCTTTAACGCTGGTGACGTCCTGGATTTACTGCTTAGCCATGATGTAACACTTTACATGTGCGGACACAAGCACGTTCCAAACGTTTACAGGGTTGAAGACCTCGTCGTTGATAACGCCGGTTGCGCCTCCTGTAGGAAGACGAGGAAAGGTGACGTCAATAGTTACAATATAGTGAAGATAACCAAGGACAAGGTGAAGGTCGTCATAAGGAGGCTAACGGGGGATGAAGAGGAGAAAGAGCATAAGCCGATAAGGCCGAAGATATTCATACCGAGGGGGAGGCGGCTTCTTAGGATAGTTCATGTCTCTGAGAGCAACGTATCTGACAGGGTCTACTTTAGGAAGAGGACCCTTGAGAACGCTATAAGGGCCATAAACGAGAAGTACAAGCCAGATATCGTCGTTCACTGTGGAGACGTTGTGGAGAAGGGGATAGAAAGGTACTTCGAGATGGCCCTTGAATATTACGAGAAGGTGAAGGCCGAAAAGATAATAGTCCCTGGGCACAACGACATCTCTTATCTCGGCTATGAACTCTTCAAGGAGTACTTTGGGGAGCCGGAGATAGTTGAGAGGGGAGACTTCGTCTTCATACCAATCCTCTCGGCTCAGTACGAGACTCAAATAGGAGTTGTTGGAAGGACTGGACAGAAAATGCTCTCTCGTCTCTTGGATGACTTCGAGGAGAAGTTCAGGATAATAGTCATGCACCACAATCTCGTCCCCGTCCCTGGGGTTAGGGAGATAGGCTACCTAGAGGATGCCGGTAATGTCCTCAAGATAATAACTGATAAGAAAACTGAACTCACTTTGACGGGTCATGGTGGCAATTCAAACGCCGTAAAGGTTGAGAAAAGTCCTATAATAAACGCAGGTAGCATAAGCTGGGAGCTCCATAGAAATCCCTTTGGCAACAGCTTCAACGTTATAGACATCTACGAAGATATGATAGTTGCATTTGAAATCCAGGCAACTTGGGGTAGCAGGAAACTTCTTGGGATGTGGAAGATAAAGAGCGAAATCCCATGGCTATAA
- a CDS encoding CBS domain-containing protein, protein MDVKAPIKVYMTKKLMGVKPDTTVQEASKLMMEFDVGSLVVVDDEGNVVGFFTKSDIIRRVIVPGLSYDIPVKEIMTKELITVNANTPLGDVLKKMSEHRIKHILIEDEGKIVGIFTLSDLLEASRRRLETAISTE, encoded by the coding sequence ATGGACGTTAAGGCTCCAATAAAGGTTTATATGACGAAAAAACTGATGGGTGTTAAGCCAGATACAACGGTTCAAGAGGCCTCTAAACTGATGATGGAGTTTGACGTTGGTTCCCTTGTCGTCGTGGACGATGAGGGAAACGTCGTAGGCTTCTTCACGAAGAGCGACATAATAAGGAGAGTAATAGTCCCAGGACTCTCTTACGACATTCCTGTCAAGGAGATAATGACGAAAGAGTTAATCACAGTTAATGCAAATACTCCCCTCGGGGACGTTCTCAAGAAGATGTCAGAGCACAGGATAAAGCATATTCTAATCGAAGATGAGGGCAAGATAGTTGGAATATTCACATTGAGTGACCTCCTAGAGGCGAGTAGGAGGAGGCTCGAGACAGCGATCTCGACGGAGTGA
- a CDS encoding alanyl-tRNA editing protein, with product MTRKLYYEDAYLKEAKAKVVEIKDNALLLDQTIFYPTGGGQPHDRGTINGVEVLDVYKDEEGNVWHVVKEPEKFKVGDEVELKIDWDYRYKLMRIHTGLHLLEHVLNEVLGEGKWELVGSGMSVEKGRYDIAYPENLNKYKEQIISLFNKYVDEGGEVKIWWEGETRYTQIRDFEVIPCGGTHVKDIKEIGHIKKLKRSSIGRGKQRLEMWLE from the coding sequence GTGACGAGAAAGCTATACTATGAGGACGCTTACCTTAAGGAGGCTAAAGCGAAGGTTGTTGAGATAAAAGATAACGCCCTTCTTCTCGACCAAACGATATTCTACCCAACGGGTGGAGGACAGCCCCATGATAGGGGAACTATAAACGGAGTTGAGGTTTTAGATGTGTACAAGGACGAAGAGGGAAACGTTTGGCACGTCGTTAAAGAGCCAGAGAAGTTCAAGGTCGGGGATGAGGTTGAGCTAAAAATAGACTGGGACTATAGGTACAAGCTCATGAGAATTCATACTGGCCTACACTTGCTTGAGCACGTGTTGAATGAAGTTCTTGGAGAGGGGAAGTGGGAACTGGTAGGGAGCGGAATGAGTGTCGAGAAGGGAAGGTACGACATAGCTTATCCTGAGAACCTCAACAAGTACAAGGAGCAGATAATAAGCTTATTTAACAAGTACGTGGACGAAGGCGGGGAAGTGAAGATATGGTGGGAAGGTGAAACGAGGTACACCCAGATAAGGGACTTCGAGGTAATACCCTGTGGCGGAACTCACGTTAAGGATATCAAAGAGATAGGGCATATAAAGAAGCTCAAAAGGTCGAGCATAGGGAGGGGGAAACAGAGGCTTGAGATGTGGCTTGAATGA